In a genomic window of Temperatibacter marinus:
- a CDS encoding DUF2855 family protein translates to MSKIQEIWTDRVEYSKQRFVEKDKDELEPGQILVEIDKFALTANNVSYALSGEAIGYWGYFPTHEGTWGNVPVWGMATVSEVNGSSIKVGERLYGFFPMSSHLIMSPGKISEKHFMDETEHRRPLPPLYNQYMRTEAEPAFMQKLENERCLYFPLFITGYVIADFLMDQSWMQAEQIIISSISSKTGYSCANFIKSMGFEGNLVGITSPRNHEFVTQLGTADQVISYGEEDRLNKVSSVYVDMSGDGNTRREIHSHFADLLKSSQVVGATHWESERTGKGLDGPKPEFFFAPSQIAKRNQEWGPGVLLQKGSGASADLAAKLADQVSIEFHQGAQNVMQIWADLLANKVSGQKGLIVNL, encoded by the coding sequence ATGAGTAAAATCCAAGAAATATGGACAGACCGTGTTGAGTATTCAAAACAACGTTTTGTTGAAAAAGACAAAGATGAGCTAGAACCGGGTCAAATTCTTGTAGAAATAGATAAATTTGCTCTAACAGCGAACAATGTGAGCTACGCCTTGTCCGGCGAGGCAATCGGATATTGGGGATATTTCCCTACGCATGAGGGAACTTGGGGTAATGTTCCAGTGTGGGGGATGGCTACCGTAAGTGAGGTCAACGGCTCTTCTATAAAGGTTGGGGAGCGTTTATATGGATTTTTCCCTATGAGTTCTCATTTAATCATGAGCCCAGGTAAAATATCTGAAAAACATTTTATGGATGAGACCGAGCACCGTCGTCCCTTGCCGCCACTCTACAATCAATATATGCGCACTGAAGCAGAGCCTGCCTTTATGCAGAAGCTTGAAAATGAGCGCTGTCTTTACTTTCCGCTTTTCATTACAGGCTATGTGATTGCAGATTTTCTAATGGATCAATCTTGGATGCAGGCTGAACAAATTATCATCAGTTCTATCTCGTCAAAAACCGGTTATTCATGCGCCAATTTCATCAAATCTATGGGGTTTGAAGGTAACCTTGTTGGAATTACATCCCCCCGTAATCATGAATTTGTGACTCAACTTGGCACCGCCGATCAGGTCATTTCCTATGGTGAGGAAGACAGGTTAAACAAAGTAAGTAGTGTCTATGTTGATATGTCAGGTGATGGAAATACGCGTAGAGAAATCCATAGCCATTTTGCGGATCTCTTAAAATCGTCGCAGGTTGTCGGGGCAACACACTGGGAAAGTGAACGTACTGGTAAGGGGCTTGATGGACCAAAGCCTGAATTTTTCTTTGCGCCTAGTCAAATCGCAAAGCGTAATCAAGAGTGGGGCCCTGGTGTCTTACTGCAAAAAGGCTCAGGGGCAAGCGCAGATCTTGCAGCAAAACTGGCAGATCAAGTCAGTATTGAGTTCCACCAAGGGGCTCAGAATGTCATGCAAATTTGG